In one Oncorhynchus masou masou isolate Uvic2021 chromosome 23, UVic_Omas_1.1, whole genome shotgun sequence genomic region, the following are encoded:
- the stpg4 gene encoding protein STPG4, whose protein sequence is MSKVSDISRDDASCRTEERGNEKGDQCDRGRWWMGTLKDTPIPGSYHIRDFIEEAGLNPVRRTYGFKGTGRDTKMQMRKGDLLLPGAYCFTDSTQEALQCQASYSFKSCPRPKNYTLGIRDKEIDLSPCHYNVTQKPVPKIPCKHVMFRSAVQRASFLPREGPAPGHYNMRTDPTIGVTSCFRSTVPRLHSVRSRTPGPGTYEPSWQMGHRLGTEANMGRAHGLFFRNVF, encoded by the exons ATGTCCAAAGTTAGTGACATATCCCGCGATGATGCATCatgcaggacagaggagagg GGCAATGAGAAAGGGGACCAGTGTGACAGAGGCAGATGGTGGATGGGTACTTTGAAA GATACGCCCATCCCTGGGAGTTACCACATCCGGGACTTCATTGAGGAGGCTGGCCTGAACCCGGTCCGTAGGACGTATGGCTTTAAGGGTACGGGGAGAGACACCAAGATGCAGATGCGTAAGGGGGACTTGCTGCTGCCGGGAGCCTATTGCTTCACTGACTCCACCCAGGAGGCCCTCCAATGCCAGGCCTCCTACTCCTTTAAGAGCTGCCCCCGCCCAAAAAACTACACTCTGGGTATCCGCGACAAG GAAATAGACCTTTCACCATGCCACTACAATGTGACCCAGAAACCAGTGCCCAAGATACCCTGCAA ACACGTGATGTTTCGTTCGGCAGTGCAGCGTGCCAGCTTTCTGCCT AGAGAGGGCCCTGCTCCTGGACATTACAACATGAGGACGGACCCGACCATAGGAGTCACGTCCTGTTTCAGATCCACTGTGCCCCGTCTTCACAGTGTGCGCTCG AGGACTCCAGGACCGGGGACTTATGAGCCGTCCTGGCAGATGGGTCACCGTCTGGGGACGGAGGCCAACATGGGCAGGGCCCACGGTCTCTTCTTCCGCAATGTCTTCTAG